Part of the Vibrio penaeicida genome is shown below.
AGCAGTGAGGATCTTGCTATGTGGACAAATAGAACCGCAATTCTGTTCTTGTTTACGACATTCGCGACTGGGCTTTGTGGATCATTTTTCTTTCCCTTATCTAGCCTGTTTATGGTGGAAGCGTTAAATGCTACGCCCGCAATGCTGAGTGCCTTTTTAGTGCTCTCTGTTTTCAGCTCCGTGGTGGTCTCTCAATTTATTGCTTACCGCTCAGACAGAGGGTGGAAAAGAAAACGAATACTGCTCGTTTCATTTTGTGGCTACTTAGTTACGGTGCTTGGTTTTTCGTTCATCCGCGACTATTACTTGGCGGTAGCCATCTCAGTGGTATTTGGCAGTGTGACTGGGGCGATTTATGGTCAGGCATTTGCGTTGGCACGTGAATACGCCGATAGGCATTTAAATGATCAAGCGACGACATTTTTGTCTACCTTGAGAGCCGGAATGGCGCTGGCGTGGGTATTTGGACCGCCAATCGCTTTCATCATTAAGGCGGAATATGGATTCTCAGCGACCTTTTTGATGTCTGCGGGAATGATCGTAGTCACAATTGCCATTGTTTTCTTTTTCCTTCCTGACGGGGAAATGAAAGAAGAAAAAGTAGAAGATGCACCCACTGCAATTCCTTGGTATCAGAGAGCATCGGTTGTGTTGTTTTGCTTATCCATGCTGATGACTTTTTTTGCTAATGGCTTGTACTTAACAGCGATGCCTTTGTATATCACCAAAGAATTAGGGTTAAGTGAAAGCTTGCCAGGTACTTTTTTGGGTATTGCAGCACTTTGTGAGATCCCAATTATGCTTGCTGCTG
Proteins encoded:
- a CDS encoding sugar efflux transporter — protein: MWTNRTAILFLFTTFATGLCGSFFFPLSSLFMVEALNATPAMLSAFLVLSVFSSVVVSQFIAYRSDRGWKRKRILLVSFCGYLVTVLGFSFIRDYYLAVAISVVFGSVTGAIYGQAFALAREYADRHLNDQATTFLSTLRAGMALAWVFGPPIAFIIKAEYGFSATFLMSAGMIVVTIAIVFFFLPDGEMKEEKVEDAPTAIPWYQRASVVLFCLSMLMTFFANGLYLTAMPLYITKELGLSESLPGTFLGIAALCEIPIMLAAGWLAAKYGGNRVVGVALVCGMVFFIGIIKATEVWQLIAMQICNGIFVGITASLGMVILQDMMKDQLGVASTLFSNVLQGSTLLASISIGIVGGMYNYYSTFYLSLGGTVLGLVFLAMAALRNRSTCGIAPAY